A single region of the Liolophura sinensis isolate JHLJ2023 chromosome 9, CUHK_Ljap_v2, whole genome shotgun sequence genome encodes:
- the LOC135474904 gene encoding uncharacterized protein LOC135474904 isoform X3 — translation MAASNSTKVKCKFWEKCYRKDPAHKKEFLHPGDLSAGTSKLSGITLKGKTVVFTGILSQGTRKQATVRAKGFGLVVKPTVTKTTDIVVAGEMPGKKLDLADDNGVAVLTEEEWEQLLLQSASGPGKTGKQGHLIPSSTQTEGKPSPSKKQKVVSHEVSESEGSITDVNSSDDENGTRKTPLRRQRTHNLSDSEDESPGPAMKFKNATPTLPNEGKTTPRSPNKGNATAPSLNKGKAPRCKYWPNCYRNDPTHLKTFHHPPVIQDADPGEGTSAGGGQGDADYDDDDDEPAHIMDVGETVDVGNYRIKRVTDHYYCTCMGWKTQPGPVNKRTCKHLRQHLGEKFEAKRCGNTGVTKRQSPQVSKSPIKTPQLLLAQKFDEKIDPAGWWMSEKLDGVRAYWNGKGFYSRLGNPFYAPSWFTKGLPADMTLDGELFGGRGKFQSTVSIVKTADSPEWKKLTYQVFDVPCSGSLPFEKRMEKVKKYFDENSAPSVIVVTQTKCKGGTNLQGELERIIALGGEGVMIRQPGSQYEHRRSHTLLKYKKFYDAEARVIGHETGKGRNAGRCGALRCEMACGKKFSCGSGLSDQDRNKPPKIGSIITYKFQEYTNDGIPRFPTYLGVRIDLNQPSVPDD, via the exons ATGGCAGCATCAAACAGCACCAAagtgaaatgtaaattttgggaGAAGTGTTATAGGAAGGATCCAGCACACAAGAAGGAATTCCTCCACCCGGGCGACTTATCAGCTG GTACCAGTAAGCTGTCTGGCATAACCTTGAAGGGAAAGACGGTCGTGTTTACAGGAATATTATCCCAGGGTACACGGAAACAAGCCACAGTCCGAGCAAAGGGGTTTGGACTGGTAGTCAAACCCACTGTTACTAAGACAACAGATATTGTTGTTGCCGGTGAGATGCCAGGAAAAAAGCTGGACTTGGCTGATGACAATG gtgtggCTGTTCTAACAGAGGAGGAATGGGAGCAACTCTTACTTCAGTCTGCATCTGGCCCTGGTAAAACAGGTAAACAGGGACATCTCATTCCCTCCAGTACTCAGACTGAAGGCAAACCATCTCcaagcaaaaaacaaaag GTAGTTAGCCATGAGGTGAGTGAGTCTGAAGGCAGCATCACAGACGTGAACAGCTCTGATGACGAGAACGGGACGAGAAAAACCCCTCTGAGGCGACAGAGAACCCACAACCTCAGTGACAGTGAG GATGAGTCACCCGGGCCGGccatgaaatttaaaaatgcCACACCCACATTGCCAAATGAGGGGAAGACCACACCCAGATCACCAAATAAGGGAAATGCCACGGCACCGTCATTAAACAAAGGCAAAGCTCCAAGGTGTAAATACTGGCCTAATTGTTACAGGAATGACCCAACCCACCTGAAGACATTCCACCACCCACCTGTCATTCAAG atgCTGACCCAGGGGAGGGAACCAGTGCAGGTGGGGGTCAGGGTGATGCTGATTATGACGACGACGATGACGAACCTGCACATATCATGGATGTTGGGGAGACAGTGGACGTAGGAAACTACAGGATCAAGCGAGTCACTGACCATTACTACTGCAC GTGTATGGGATGGAAGACCCAGCCTGGCCCTGTCAACAAGCGTACATGTAAACACCTAAGACAGCACCTTGGGGAGAAGTTTGAGGCAAAGCGTTGTGGTAACACAGGTGTTACAAAGAGACAATCTCCTCAAGTATCCAAGTCACCCATTAAAACGCCTCAGTTATTGCTGGCCCAGAAGTTTGATGAGAA GATAGACCCAGCAGGGTGGTGGATGAGTGAGAAATTGGATGGGGTGAGGGCATACTGGAATGGCAA GGGATTTTACTCCAGACTGGGCAACCCTTTCTATGCACCATCCTGGTTCACAAAG GGATTACCTGCAGACATGACATTGGATGGGGAGTTGTTTGGAGGAAGAGGAAAGTTCCAGTCGACTGTCAGCATTGTAAAGACTGCAGACTCTCCAGAGTGGAAGAAGTTGACGTATCAG GTTTTTGATGTTCCTTGCAGTGGATCCTTACCTTTTGAGAAGAGAATGGAAAAGGTGAAAAAGTATTTTGATGAGAACAG TGCTCCAAGTGTCATTGTTGTGACACAGACCAAGTGCAAGGGTGGAACCAATCTGCAGGGAGAGCTGGAGAGAATAATAGCTCTGGGTGGAGAGGGGGTCATGATTCGTCAGCCAGGGTCACAGTATGAACACAGGAGATCACACACACTGCTGAAGTACAAGAAGTTCTATGATGCCGAG GCACGTGTGATTGGCCATGAGACAGGTAAAGGGAGAAATGCGGGTAGATGTGGAGCATTACGCTGTGAAATGGCTTGTGGGAAGAAGTTTTCTTGTGGCTCAGG GCTGAGTGACCAGGATAGAAACAAACCTCCCAAAATTGGATCCATCATAACATACAAGTTCCAGGAGTACACAAACGACGGCATTCCAAGATTCCCAACATACCTTG GTGTGAGGATTGACCTGAACCAGCCCAGTGTCCCAGATGATTGA
- the LOC135474904 gene encoding uncharacterized protein LOC135474904 isoform X2, with translation MAASNSTKVKCKFWEKCYRKDPAHKKEFLHPGDLSAGTSKLSGITLKGKTVVFTGILSQGTRKQATVRAKGFGLVVKPTVTKTTDIVVAGEMPGKKLDLADDNGVAVLTEEEWEQLLLQSASGPGKTGKQGHLIPSSTQTEGKPSPSKKQKVVSHEVSESEGSITDVNSSDDENGTRKTPLRRQRTHNLSDSEDESPGPAMKFKNATPTLPNEGKTTPRSPNKGNATAPSLNKGKAPRCKYWPNCYRNDPTHLKTFHHPPVIQDADPGEGTSAGGGQGDADYDDDDDEPAHIMDVGETVDVGNYRIKRVTDHYYCTCMGWKTQPGPVNKRTCKHLRQHLGEKFEAKRCGNTGVTKRQSPQVSKSPIKTPQLLLAQKFDEKIDPAGWWMSEKLDGVRAYWNGKGFYSRLGNPFYAPSWFTKGLPADMTLDGELFGGRGKFQSTVSIVKTADSPEWKKLTYQVFDVPCSGSLPFEKRMEKVKKYFDENSAPSVIVVTQTKCKGGTNLQGELERIIALGGEGVMIRQPGSQYEHRRSHTLLKYKKFYDAEARVIGHETGKGRNAGRCGALRCEMACGKKFSCGSGLSDQDRNKPPKIGSIITYKFQEYTNDGIPRFPTYLGVRIDLNQPSDADVPSKPDD, from the exons ATGGCAGCATCAAACAGCACCAAagtgaaatgtaaattttgggaGAAGTGTTATAGGAAGGATCCAGCACACAAGAAGGAATTCCTCCACCCGGGCGACTTATCAGCTG GTACCAGTAAGCTGTCTGGCATAACCTTGAAGGGAAAGACGGTCGTGTTTACAGGAATATTATCCCAGGGTACACGGAAACAAGCCACAGTCCGAGCAAAGGGGTTTGGACTGGTAGTCAAACCCACTGTTACTAAGACAACAGATATTGTTGTTGCCGGTGAGATGCCAGGAAAAAAGCTGGACTTGGCTGATGACAATG gtgtggCTGTTCTAACAGAGGAGGAATGGGAGCAACTCTTACTTCAGTCTGCATCTGGCCCTGGTAAAACAGGTAAACAGGGACATCTCATTCCCTCCAGTACTCAGACTGAAGGCAAACCATCTCcaagcaaaaaacaaaag GTAGTTAGCCATGAGGTGAGTGAGTCTGAAGGCAGCATCACAGACGTGAACAGCTCTGATGACGAGAACGGGACGAGAAAAACCCCTCTGAGGCGACAGAGAACCCACAACCTCAGTGACAGTGAG GATGAGTCACCCGGGCCGGccatgaaatttaaaaatgcCACACCCACATTGCCAAATGAGGGGAAGACCACACCCAGATCACCAAATAAGGGAAATGCCACGGCACCGTCATTAAACAAAGGCAAAGCTCCAAGGTGTAAATACTGGCCTAATTGTTACAGGAATGACCCAACCCACCTGAAGACATTCCACCACCCACCTGTCATTCAAG atgCTGACCCAGGGGAGGGAACCAGTGCAGGTGGGGGTCAGGGTGATGCTGATTATGACGACGACGATGACGAACCTGCACATATCATGGATGTTGGGGAGACAGTGGACGTAGGAAACTACAGGATCAAGCGAGTCACTGACCATTACTACTGCAC GTGTATGGGATGGAAGACCCAGCCTGGCCCTGTCAACAAGCGTACATGTAAACACCTAAGACAGCACCTTGGGGAGAAGTTTGAGGCAAAGCGTTGTGGTAACACAGGTGTTACAAAGAGACAATCTCCTCAAGTATCCAAGTCACCCATTAAAACGCCTCAGTTATTGCTGGCCCAGAAGTTTGATGAGAA GATAGACCCAGCAGGGTGGTGGATGAGTGAGAAATTGGATGGGGTGAGGGCATACTGGAATGGCAA GGGATTTTACTCCAGACTGGGCAACCCTTTCTATGCACCATCCTGGTTCACAAAG GGATTACCTGCAGACATGACATTGGATGGGGAGTTGTTTGGAGGAAGAGGAAAGTTCCAGTCGACTGTCAGCATTGTAAAGACTGCAGACTCTCCAGAGTGGAAGAAGTTGACGTATCAG GTTTTTGATGTTCCTTGCAGTGGATCCTTACCTTTTGAGAAGAGAATGGAAAAGGTGAAAAAGTATTTTGATGAGAACAG TGCTCCAAGTGTCATTGTTGTGACACAGACCAAGTGCAAGGGTGGAACCAATCTGCAGGGAGAGCTGGAGAGAATAATAGCTCTGGGTGGAGAGGGGGTCATGATTCGTCAGCCAGGGTCACAGTATGAACACAGGAGATCACACACACTGCTGAAGTACAAGAAGTTCTATGATGCCGAG GCACGTGTGATTGGCCATGAGACAGGTAAAGGGAGAAATGCGGGTAGATGTGGAGCATTACGCTGTGAAATGGCTTGTGGGAAGAAGTTTTCTTGTGGCTCAGG GCTGAGTGACCAGGATAGAAACAAACCTCCCAAAATTGGATCCATCATAACATACAAGTTCCAGGAGTACACAAACGACGGCATTCCAAGATTCCCAACATACCTTG GTGTGAGGATTGACCTGAACCAGCCCAGTGACGCAGATGTCCCATCCAAACCAGATGACTGA
- the LOC135474904 gene encoding uncharacterized protein LOC135474904 isoform X1, with the protein MAASNSTKVKCKFWEKCYRKDPAHKKEFLHPGDLSAGTSKLSGITLKGKTVVFTGILSQGTRKQATVRAKGFGLVVKPTVTKTTDIVVAGEMPGKKLDLADDNGVAVLTEEEWEQLLLQSASGPGKTGKQGHLIPSSTQTEGKPSPSKKQKVVSHEVSESEGSITDVNSSDDENGTRKTPLRRQRTHNLSDSEDESPGPAMKFKNATPTLPNEGKTTPRSPNKGNATAPSLNKGKAPRCKYWPNCYRNDPTHLKTFHHPPVIQDADPGEGTSAGGGQGDADYDDDDDEPAHIMDVGETVDVGNYRIKRVTDHYYCTCMGWKTQPGPVNKRTCKHLRQHLGEKFEAKRCGNTGVTKRQSPQVSKSPIKTPQLLLAQKFDEKIDPAGWWMSEKLDGVRAYWNGKGFYSRLGNPFYAPSWFTKGLPADMTLDGELFGGRGKFQSTVSIVKTADSPEWKKLTYQVFDVPCSGSLPFEKRMEKVKKYFDENSAPSVIVVTQTKCKGGTNLQGELERIIALGGEGVMIRQPGSQYEHRRSHTLLKYKKFYDAEARVIGHETGKGRNAGRCGALRCEMACGKKFSCGSGLSDQDRNKPPKIGSIITYKFQEYTNDGIPRFPTYLGVKIDLNQPCDTDVPPKPELCGRAIVQGTMS; encoded by the exons ATGGCAGCATCAAACAGCACCAAagtgaaatgtaaattttgggaGAAGTGTTATAGGAAGGATCCAGCACACAAGAAGGAATTCCTCCACCCGGGCGACTTATCAGCTG GTACCAGTAAGCTGTCTGGCATAACCTTGAAGGGAAAGACGGTCGTGTTTACAGGAATATTATCCCAGGGTACACGGAAACAAGCCACAGTCCGAGCAAAGGGGTTTGGACTGGTAGTCAAACCCACTGTTACTAAGACAACAGATATTGTTGTTGCCGGTGAGATGCCAGGAAAAAAGCTGGACTTGGCTGATGACAATG gtgtggCTGTTCTAACAGAGGAGGAATGGGAGCAACTCTTACTTCAGTCTGCATCTGGCCCTGGTAAAACAGGTAAACAGGGACATCTCATTCCCTCCAGTACTCAGACTGAAGGCAAACCATCTCcaagcaaaaaacaaaag GTAGTTAGCCATGAGGTGAGTGAGTCTGAAGGCAGCATCACAGACGTGAACAGCTCTGATGACGAGAACGGGACGAGAAAAACCCCTCTGAGGCGACAGAGAACCCACAACCTCAGTGACAGTGAG GATGAGTCACCCGGGCCGGccatgaaatttaaaaatgcCACACCCACATTGCCAAATGAGGGGAAGACCACACCCAGATCACCAAATAAGGGAAATGCCACGGCACCGTCATTAAACAAAGGCAAAGCTCCAAGGTGTAAATACTGGCCTAATTGTTACAGGAATGACCCAACCCACCTGAAGACATTCCACCACCCACCTGTCATTCAAG atgCTGACCCAGGGGAGGGAACCAGTGCAGGTGGGGGTCAGGGTGATGCTGATTATGACGACGACGATGACGAACCTGCACATATCATGGATGTTGGGGAGACAGTGGACGTAGGAAACTACAGGATCAAGCGAGTCACTGACCATTACTACTGCAC GTGTATGGGATGGAAGACCCAGCCTGGCCCTGTCAACAAGCGTACATGTAAACACCTAAGACAGCACCTTGGGGAGAAGTTTGAGGCAAAGCGTTGTGGTAACACAGGTGTTACAAAGAGACAATCTCCTCAAGTATCCAAGTCACCCATTAAAACGCCTCAGTTATTGCTGGCCCAGAAGTTTGATGAGAA GATAGACCCAGCAGGGTGGTGGATGAGTGAGAAATTGGATGGGGTGAGGGCATACTGGAATGGCAA GGGATTTTACTCCAGACTGGGCAACCCTTTCTATGCACCATCCTGGTTCACAAAG GGATTACCTGCAGACATGACATTGGATGGGGAGTTGTTTGGAGGAAGAGGAAAGTTCCAGTCGACTGTCAGCATTGTAAAGACTGCAGACTCTCCAGAGTGGAAGAAGTTGACGTATCAG GTTTTTGATGTTCCTTGCAGTGGATCCTTACCTTTTGAGAAGAGAATGGAAAAGGTGAAAAAGTATTTTGATGAGAACAG TGCTCCAAGTGTCATTGTTGTGACACAGACCAAGTGCAAGGGTGGAACCAATCTGCAGGGAGAGCTGGAGAGAATAATAGCTCTGGGTGGAGAGGGGGTCATGATTCGTCAGCCAGGGTCACAGTATGAACACAGGAGATCACACACACTGCTGAAGTACAAGAAGTTCTATGATGCCGAG GCACGTGTGATTGGCCATGAGACAGGTAAAGGGAGAAATGCGGGTAGATGTGGAGCATTACGCTGTGAAATGGCTTGTGGGAAGAAGTTTTCTTGTGGCTCAGG GCTGAGTGACCAGGATAGAAACAAACCTCCCAAAATTGGATCCATCATAACATACAAGTTCCAGGAGTACACAAACGACGGCATTCCAAGATTCCCAACATACCTTG gtgtGAAGATTGACCTGAACCAGCCCTGTGACACAGATGTCCCGCCCAAACCAG AACTCTGTGGAAGAGCCATTGTACAAGGAACAATGAGCTGA
- the LOC135474905 gene encoding tRNA-specific adenosine deaminase 1-like, translating into MGVDVCEEDSAMLVSDSQSFADRLSETCHEKYQSLKRGNEPQGKWTLMAAIVYTSGVQDEPTVVAMGTGSKCIGQNKMSLKGDVLNDSHAEIIARRAFLCYLYDQLLKVSRGEQSDVLERHSSESQVFRCQVKTGVRFHLYTSHTPCGDASIFPKQENCDFKFGEVVGTPDQNAGSTCKPTVSFVPEISDQKRKSAVKPCGEPVPKKLRTEPCICSEAVRCERACSQIERVPPVFSGQVIHRYDTEGVEFCKQSGEESAALTDRGYDSLSQASVPAINMAAQKQDTVGKATDRAELDGKNGRQCQNYVSPAKSDQSLLNGVQDIYRTGAKCVPGGVQDPRGEGREYHCLGALRIKPGRGDRTLSMSCSDKLARWNVTGCQGALLSHFLAQPVYLHSLVVGRCPFSSSAMQRALVKRVAMVTNLPSGYHVNKLKCNQSSQAFIDGREMNEVSAKEKQCEVKLKPSATASMWYLGQLKGPEVSVAGRKQGVTAKNFNKPQSRCEICGVELYKKFHGLLFSLPEDQRPENLRNVNSQTAYWVCKSAASSYQTAWNQLKMVFSSWISKPRDHLQFTCTFDGSPLNQ; encoded by the exons ATGGGAGTAGATGTTTGTGAGGAAGACAGTGCCATGCTTGTCTCTGACTCACAGTCGTTTGCAGACAGattgtcagaaacttgccatGAGAAATACCAGAGTCTGAAGAGGGGCAATGAACCTCAGGGTAAATGGACATTGATGGCGGCCATTGTGTACACTTCAG GTGTACAGGATGAGCCTACAGTGGTAGCCATGGGAACAGGCTCCAAATGCATTGGGCAGAACAAGATGAGTTTGAAGG GTGATGTGTTGAATGATAGCCATGCTGAAATCATTGCGCGGAGAGCTTTTCTGTG TTACTTGTATGACCAGCTGCTGAAAGTTTCCAGGGGAGAGCAGAGTGATGTGTTAGAAAGGCATTCATCAGAGTCACAGGTGTTCAGATGTCAGGTGAAAACAGGTGTCAGATTTCACTTGTACACCTCTCACACACCTT gTGGAGATGCATCAATATTTCCCAAACAAGAAAACTGTGATTTTAAATTTGGTGAAGTTGTGGGGACCCCAGACCAGAATGCTGGTTCTACATGTAAGCCCacagtgtcatttgtgcctgAGATATCAGACCAGAAAAGAAAGAGTGCTGTGAAGCCATGTGGTGAACCAGTGCCTAAGAAACTGCGGACTGAACCTTGTATCTGTTCTGAGGCAGTGAGATGTGAAAGAGCTTGCTCTCAGATCGAGAGAGTGCCACCTGTGTTTTCAGGTCAGGTAATACACAGGTATGACACTGAGGGTGTTGAATTTTGTAAGCAGTCAGGTGAGGAGAGTGCAGCTTTGACTGATAGGGGTTATGATTCATTATCACAAGCATCAGTCCCTGCCATCAATATGGCAGCACAAAAACAGGATACCGTTGGAAAGGCTACAGATCGGGCTGAGTTGGATGGAAAAAATGGTCGACAGTGTCAAAACTATGTAAGTCCTGCAAAATCTGATCAGTCTTTGTTGAATGGAGTCCAAGACATTTATCGCACAGGGGCCAAGTGCGTACCCGGGGGTGTACAGGATCCCCGGGGAGAAGGGAGGGAGTATCACTGCCTAGGGGCACTGAGGATTAAACCAGGCAGAGGAGATAGGACCCTGAGCATGTCATGTAGTGACAAACTGGCACGATGGAATGTTACTGGCTGCCAGGGGGCGCTGCTCTCCCACTTCCTGGCACAACCGGTTTATCTACACAGTCTGGTTGTTGGTAG GTGTCCATTCAGCAGTTCAGCTATGCAGAGAGCACTAGTGAAGAGGGTTGCTATGGTGACTAACCTGCCCTCTGGTTACCATGTCAACAAGCTGAAATGCAATCAGTCCAGCCAGGCTTTTATTGATGGCAGGGAAATGAATGAAGTCAGTGCGAAAGAGAAACAGTGTGAAGTGAAATTAAAACCATCCGCTACAG CCAGCATGTGGTACCTGGGCCAACTGAAGGGACCAGAGGTGTCTGTCGCTGGGAGAAAACAGGGAGTTACAGCTAAAAATTTTAACAAACCCCAGTCCAG GTGTGAAATTTGTGGAGTGGAACTTTACAAAAAGTTCCATGgattattgttttctttaccaGAAGATCAAAGACCAGAGAATCTCAG aaatgtgAACAGTCAAACTGCCTACTGGGTGTGTAAATCAGCTGCCAGTTCCTATCAAACTGCTTGGAACCAACTCAAAATGGTTTTCTCCTCCTGGATCTCAAAACCTAGGGACCATctgcaatttacatgtacatttgatggATCTCCTTTGAATCAGTAG